The Antedon mediterranea chromosome 11, ecAntMedi1.1, whole genome shotgun sequence genome window below encodes:
- the LOC140061982 gene encoding uncharacterized protein, producing the protein MSFSSFPSPLIGETLHTLLPEENQTIIAKAMGSLVCQKLKNKLYDEDFNSCVNYWKNVTWRFIINTNPSVEPLNMCWRLHTVLYNLELHMRYIISRHLINTIYLLKKSEPHDNSSMFEAKSVYKTFQIESGFVEELEQEIDMCVKKALPPDKHYNNINNTFYKNIFHEELDTRFDYLYTYVYDLFSTTLGDVINGQNSNSEIVKNYIQNNYGRVNIYFDTLRVEELTDQPRYELFSLICDFGGSLGLFFGASVVAIFETIEFWCIRRCGSRVHNEK; encoded by the exons ATGTCGTTCAGTTCATTTCCCTCACCATTAATTGGAGAAACACTGCATACACTACTACCTGAAGAAAACCAGACGATCATAGCAAAGGCAATGGGCTCGTTAGTTTG CCAAAAACTGAAAAACAAACTATACGATGAAGATTTTAACAGTTGCGTCAATTATTGGAAAAATGTCACGTGGCGATTTATAATCAATACAAACCCTTCAGTAGAACCGCTCAACATGTGCTGGCGTCTTCACACCGTATTGTATAATTTAGAATTACACATGAGATACATCATATCAAGGCATTTGATAAACACCATTTatcttttgaaaaaaagtgaACCGCATGATAACAGTTCGATGTTTGAAGCCAAATCCGtttataaaacatttcaaaTCGAATCCGGTTTTGTCGAGGAACTCGAACAAGAAATAGATATGTGTGTCAAAAAAGCATTGCCACCtgataaacattataataatataaacaataccttttataaaaacatatttcacGAAGAATTGGATACAAGGTTTGATTATCTCTATACATATGTTTACGATTTGTTCTCAACAACCCTTGGTGACGTCATAAATGGACAAAACAGCAACTCAGAGATAGTCAAGAACTACATCCA aaACAACTATGGTcgagttaatatttattttgacacACTGAGAGTTGAGGAGTTGACAGACCAACCACGCTACGAGTTATTTTCACTCATAT GTGATTTCGGCGGTTCTCTTGGTTTGTTTTTCGGAGCCAGTGTTGTGGCAATATTTGAGACTATTGAATTCTGGTGCATCCGTCGATGTGGTAGTAGAGTACATAATGAAAAATAA
- the LOC140062278 gene encoding ADP/ATP translocase 1-like, which produces MAGVPSFLKNLTCGGLSAIIAKVAVAPLERVQLLLQVQPTLSIPPNKRYKGLIDCLVRIPKEQGFFSLWRGNTANVIRSFPAQALGFAFKDKYKVIFLDGVDYKKHFYRYLFGNLAAGGAAGGTAMCFVYPLDFVRTRLGADLGKNAADREFKGLLDCAKRIFYSDGVIGFYRGFSVAIYGFVLYRAAYFGIYDTLKESLPESRKSSIAIQLAIAEFAMIFSQISYPFDTVRRRLMMQSGKPKSEMIYKSAMHCCRKIYYEEGPEAFFKGIVSNFLKSTGSALVLVMYDQLQRII; this is translated from the exons ATGGCTGGTGTTCCTTCATTCTTAAAAAACCTCACATGTGGAGGATTGTCCGCAATCATAGCCAAAGTTGCCGTGGCACCTCTTGAGCGTGTACAGCTGTTGCTGCAG GTACAGCCAACACTTTCAATTCCACCAAACAAAAGATACAAGGGACTTATTGACTGTTTGGTTAGAATTCCCAAAGAACAAGGCTTTTTCTCACTATGGCGTGGTAACACTGCCAATGTCATACGCTCTTTTCCAGCACAAGCCCTTGGTTTTGCTTTTAAAGATAAATACAAAGTAATATTTCTAGATGGTGTAGACTACAAAAAACATTTCTATCGCTACCTATTTGGTAATTTAGCCGCAGGGGGTGCAGCTGGTGGGACAGCGATGTGCTTTGTCTACCCTTTGGATTTTGTTAGGACTAGACTTGGCGCGGATTTGGGTAAAAATGCTGCAGATAGAGAATTTAAAGGACTATTAGATTGTGCCAAACGGATATTTTATTCAGATGGTGTTATTGGATTTTATAGGGGATTTTCAGTTGCGATTTATGGATTTGTACTCTACAGGGCTGCATATTTTGGCATTTATGATACGCTGAAAGAATCTCTACCAGAATCGAGGAAATCATCTATAGCGATCCAGTTAGCAATTGCAGAGTTTGCGATGATATTTAGTCAGATTAGTTATCCGTTTGATACGGTAAGGAGAAGGCTCATGATGCAGAGTGGTAAACCCAAGTCCGAGATGATTTACAAAAGTGCAATGCATTGTTGCCGCAAGATATACTACGAGGAAGGGCCAGAAGCATTCTTCAAAGGGATTGTTTCAAACTTTTTGAAGAGTACAGGGAGTGCATTAGTCTTGGTCATGTATGACCAACTACAACGAATTATTTGA